The Arcanobacterium pinnipediorum genome includes a region encoding these proteins:
- a CDS encoding WhiB family transcriptional regulator, producing the protein MVARIKDVSGALVDFWDWQALGSCNEMDPEFFFHPEGERGGPRRRRIERAKRICQTCPVIEECREYALVNHEPYGVWGGLSEEERNRLISAKRHNRTA; encoded by the coding sequence GTGGTCGCCAGAATTAAGGATGTTTCCGGAGCTCTCGTAGATTTCTGGGACTGGCAAGCTCTTGGTAGCTGTAACGAAATGGACCCCGAGTTCTTCTTCCATCCCGAAGGTGAACGCGGTGGCCCACGTCGTCGGCGAATCGAACGCGCCAAGCGTATCTGCCAAACCTGCCCGGTAATCGAAGAATGTCGCGAGTATGCTCTGGTAAACCATGAGCCCTACGGAGTGTGGGGTGGCCTATCTGAAGAAGAACGCAACCGGCTCATCTCAGCAAAACGCCACAACCGCACCGCCTAG
- a CDS encoding class II fumarate hydratase, producing MTEYRIEHDTMGEVRVPVDALYRAQTQRAVENFPISGKTLTPAHVHALAEIKRAAALANLELGTLDEERSAAIVAAADEVIAGKHDDQYPIDVFQTGSGTSSNMNTNEVLSTIATKASGIEIHPNDHVNCSQSSNDVFPSSIHIAAVQAINTNLLPKLDILASSLEAKAVEFKNIVKSGRTHLMDATPITLGQEFSGYAAQVRLGIERVKATLPHLAELPLGGTAVGTGINTPAGFSARVIELIAEHTGQPFVEAANHFEAQAAQDSLVETSGALRTIAVSFVKIANDLRWMSSGPRTGLGEIHLPDLQPGSSIMPGKVNPVVPEATVQVAAQVIGNDAAIAFAGAQGNFDLLVMLPVMAQNLLESIEILGNVAQTLATRTVDGIVANEDRCLQLAESSPSIVTPLNRHIGYENAAKIAKHSVKHNMTIKEAVIDLGFVERGEIDEDTLNKALDVTTMVGDFS from the coding sequence ATGACCGAATACCGCATCGAACACGACACTATGGGTGAAGTGCGCGTGCCGGTTGACGCTCTATACCGAGCACAAACCCAGCGTGCAGTTGAGAACTTCCCAATTTCGGGAAAGACTCTCACTCCAGCGCACGTGCATGCGTTAGCCGAAATTAAGCGCGCTGCTGCTTTAGCAAATCTAGAACTTGGCACGCTCGACGAAGAGCGTTCGGCAGCCATTGTTGCTGCAGCCGACGAAGTCATTGCCGGCAAGCACGATGATCAGTATCCAATCGACGTCTTCCAGACCGGTTCGGGCACCTCGTCGAATATGAACACCAATGAAGTTCTTTCCACCATCGCCACCAAGGCATCGGGTATTGAGATTCATCCAAACGATCACGTGAACTGCTCGCAGTCCTCTAATGACGTGTTCCCATCCTCGATTCATATTGCTGCAGTCCAGGCTATCAACACCAATTTGTTGCCTAAGCTCGATATTTTGGCATCATCGCTGGAGGCTAAGGCAGTTGAATTTAAGAATATTGTCAAGTCTGGCCGTACCCATCTTATGGATGCTACCCCGATTACGCTAGGGCAAGAATTTTCTGGCTATGCTGCTCAGGTACGTTTGGGCATTGAGCGCGTGAAGGCTACCTTGCCACACTTGGCAGAACTGCCATTGGGCGGTACTGCAGTAGGTACCGGTATCAACACACCAGCTGGTTTCTCGGCACGCGTGATTGAGCTTATTGCCGAACACACCGGTCAGCCTTTCGTTGAAGCAGCAAACCACTTTGAAGCCCAAGCTGCCCAAGATTCCTTGGTCGAAACATCGGGCGCACTGCGCACCATCGCCGTATCCTTCGTCAAGATCGCCAACGATTTACGCTGGATGAGCTCTGGTCCACGCACTGGTTTAGGCGAAATTCATCTGCCAGATCTTCAGCCAGGTTCTTCGATCATGCCAGGTAAGGTAAACCCGGTTGTTCCAGAAGCTACCGTTCAGGTTGCAGCGCAAGTTATCGGTAACGATGCAGCTATTGCATTTGCTGGTGCGCAGGGCAACTTCGATTTGCTAGTGATGCTTCCAGTTATGGCACAAAACTTGCTTGAGTCTATCGAGATTTTGGGCAATGTTGCGCAAACTCTTGCTACTCGCACTGTCGATGGCATTGTCGCGAACGAAGATCGATGCTTGCAGTTGGCTGAGTCTTCGCCGTCGATCGTCACCCCATTAAACCGTCACATCGGATACGAAAATGCTGCCAAGATTGCTAAGCATTCTGTCAAGCACAATATGACCATCAAGGAAGCCGTTATCGATCTCGGCTTTGTTGAGCGTGGCGAGATTGACGAAGATACCTTAAACAAGGCACTCGATGTCACCACCATGGTCGGCGACTTTTCATAA
- a CDS encoding class I SAM-dependent methyltransferase, whose translation MTKIRDLLTPAGKQLLSQLPLYNPDDVFTLTARLRQAGYDPELISAALTQSRLRSKAEPKFGPFASEMFFTADGVEQATRLSVGVHHAQRFRLASAQHIIDLGCGIGADSMAFAGLGLRVSAIERDEETALAAKANLASFPEAELIHADGRDIDLAQFDADALWLDPARRHNGHRIKDPENWSPALSTALDLARKFPAAGIKVAPGIDYAYLPQDAHVQWISVAGDLLEAVIWLGACAPNPGRSALVITSEHTINYTAHTGAPNVDAELVEPAPLGAYLYEPDPAIIRAGGIGRICQDFQLSPVSHNIAYLTGTQAHDTPLLTRFAVRDVLAFDTKKVRSYLVANQIGVVEIKKRATTLDPVSWRKKLKLNPKHSAQATLIVTPLAGQHRVVVAQRA comes from the coding sequence ATGACCAAAATCCGCGACCTTCTCACCCCAGCTGGCAAACAGCTCCTTTCTCAGCTACCGCTCTATAATCCTGACGATGTTTTCACGCTCACAGCACGCCTACGGCAAGCCGGATATGACCCCGAACTCATTTCTGCAGCTCTGACCCAGTCTCGCCTGCGCTCCAAAGCCGAACCAAAGTTTGGCCCTTTCGCCTCCGAAATGTTCTTTACCGCCGACGGCGTTGAACAAGCCACTCGATTATCGGTTGGCGTCCATCACGCCCAACGTTTTCGCCTCGCATCCGCCCAGCACATTATCGATCTGGGATGCGGAATCGGAGCTGACTCAATGGCCTTTGCTGGCCTAGGATTGCGCGTCAGTGCGATAGAACGTGATGAAGAGACCGCACTAGCTGCCAAAGCTAATCTCGCCTCGTTCCCAGAAGCTGAGCTCATACACGCAGATGGGCGCGATATCGATCTTGCCCAATTCGATGCTGATGCACTGTGGCTTGATCCTGCTCGCCGGCACAACGGGCACCGGATTAAGGATCCCGAAAACTGGTCTCCAGCGTTATCTACAGCCCTCGACTTAGCGCGCAAATTCCCGGCAGCTGGCATAAAAGTTGCACCCGGTATTGACTATGCTTATCTGCCACAAGATGCCCATGTGCAATGGATCAGCGTCGCCGGAGACCTCCTCGAAGCAGTTATCTGGCTCGGAGCTTGCGCACCAAACCCGGGGCGAAGCGCACTGGTTATTACCTCCGAGCACACCATAAACTACACCGCCCACACCGGCGCACCCAACGTCGATGCAGAACTTGTTGAGCCAGCACCCCTGGGAGCTTATCTTTACGAACCAGATCCGGCCATTATTCGAGCCGGCGGAATTGGGCGGATATGTCAGGATTTCCAGCTCAGTCCGGTCTCACACAATATCGCCTATCTCACCGGCACTCAGGCTCACGATACGCCGTTGCTGACTCGCTTTGCCGTCCGTGACGTCTTAGCCTTCGATACGAAGAAGGTGCGATCATATCTGGTCGCGAACCAGATCGGCGTCGTCGAAATTAAAAAACGCGCAACGACGCTAGATCCAGTCTCGTGGCGTAAAAAATTAAAGCTGAACCCCAAGCACAGCGCACAAGCCACGCTCATTGTTACCCCGCTAGCTGGCCAACATCGTGTGGTTGTAGCCCAACGCGCCTAA
- a CDS encoding exonuclease domain-containing protein has translation MWTNHPVVGFDTETTGVDPTQERLVTASVIVVDHEGATRHYWLADPEVDIPLQAQNVHGISTEQARREGEPIGKVLSEVAELLSQHMAAGHPVVAFNAAYDLTLIECELERHGLPTLKERLGHEVGPVIDPYMLDRSVDRYRKGKRRLENLAEHYGVADDDSFHNAEADVLATLRVLGAMLRRYPELAHDSLAHLMEIQQQAYTEFQQFIAGRNGRQLHGPLPWPVTA, from the coding sequence ATGTGGACCAATCATCCCGTTGTAGGGTTTGATACTGAAACTACTGGCGTTGATCCTACCCAAGAACGGTTAGTGACTGCCTCAGTTATTGTTGTTGATCATGAGGGTGCTACCCGGCATTACTGGTTAGCCGATCCTGAAGTAGATATCCCGTTGCAGGCACAAAATGTTCACGGTATTTCTACCGAACAAGCTCGCCGGGAAGGTGAACCTATCGGGAAAGTACTCAGCGAAGTTGCTGAATTATTATCACAGCACATGGCTGCTGGCCATCCGGTGGTGGCATTCAACGCCGCCTATGATCTCACCCTGATCGAATGCGAACTTGAACGTCATGGTTTGCCAACTCTTAAAGAACGATTAGGCCACGAGGTTGGGCCAGTGATTGACCCATATATGCTTGATCGCAGCGTTGATCGTTATCGTAAAGGTAAGCGCCGGTTAGAAAATCTTGCCGAACATTATGGAGTCGCTGATGATGATTCGTTCCATAATGCCGAAGCAGATGTATTGGCAACCCTGCGTGTTTTAGGTGCGATGCTACGCCGCTACCCTGAATTAGCTCATGATTCTTTAGCGCATTTGATGGAGATTCAACAACAAGCCTATACCGAGTTTCAGCAGTTTATTGCAGGTCGAAATGGACGCCAGCTTCACGGGCCACTGCCCTGGCCAGTCACCGCCTAA
- the groES gene encoding co-chaperone GroES → MSVSIKPLDDRIVIKQVEAEETTASGLVLVDSAKEKPQEGEVVAVGPGRVDDNGNRVAMDVKVGDLVIYSKYGGTEVKYGAEEYLILSQRDVLAIVTH, encoded by the coding sequence ATGTCCGTCTCCATCAAGCCGCTTGACGATCGTATCGTCATTAAGCAGGTTGAAGCTGAAGAAACCACCGCTTCTGGTCTGGTCCTGGTAGATTCTGCCAAGGAAAAGCCACAAGAGGGTGAAGTTGTAGCAGTAGGTCCAGGTCGAGTAGATGACAATGGCAACCGGGTTGCTATGGACGTCAAGGTTGGCGATCTGGTTATTTACTCCAAGTATGGTGGTACTGAGGTGAAGTATGGTGCTGAAGAGTACTTGATTCTTTCTCAGCGTGACGTACTTGCCATCGTTACTCACTAA
- the guaB gene encoding IMP dehydrogenase, with protein MVDNPFALTGLTYDDVLLLPEETNVVPSEVDTSTFLTRKIKLQMPIISAAMDTVTEARMAIAMARLGGIGILHRNSSIEDQAAQVAEVKAAPVAGESDGDSAKATVDESGRLRVGAAIGYWGDAWERAVALAQAGVDVLVVDTANGGAQLALEQIRRIKADPQFDHVEIIGGNIATTEGAQALIDAGVDAVKVGVGPGSICTTRVVAGVGVPQLTAIHLAAQACGPAGIPLIADGGLHYSGDIGKAIVAGASSVMLGSLLAGSNESPGEVVEISGQRMKAYRGMGSLGAMSSRGRVSYSKDRYFQADVNSDEKIVPEGIEASVSATGPVESTIYQLVGGLHQTMFYIGAHSIPDMKRGRFIQITSAGLRESHPHDVQNVVAAPNYHTN; from the coding sequence ATGGTTGACAATCCTTTCGCCCTGACCGGGCTAACGTATGATGATGTGCTCTTGCTTCCTGAGGAAACGAATGTTGTCCCCTCTGAGGTGGATACTTCGACGTTCCTCACCCGGAAAATCAAGCTTCAGATGCCGATTATTTCTGCAGCAATGGATACTGTCACCGAGGCTCGGATGGCAATTGCTATGGCTCGGCTAGGCGGTATTGGTATTTTGCATCGCAATTCTTCGATCGAGGATCAAGCCGCGCAGGTTGCCGAGGTTAAGGCTGCACCGGTTGCTGGCGAATCGGATGGCGATTCGGCTAAAGCAACTGTCGATGAGTCTGGTCGGTTGCGTGTTGGTGCTGCGATCGGCTATTGGGGAGATGCTTGGGAGCGGGCTGTAGCCTTGGCTCAAGCTGGGGTAGACGTCCTCGTCGTCGATACTGCTAACGGTGGTGCGCAACTCGCACTTGAGCAGATTCGGCGGATCAAGGCTGATCCTCAGTTCGATCACGTTGAAATCATTGGTGGCAATATTGCCACCACCGAAGGAGCTCAAGCTTTAATTGATGCCGGAGTTGATGCAGTCAAGGTTGGCGTGGGTCCGGGGTCAATTTGTACCACGCGCGTGGTTGCCGGTGTGGGTGTTCCACAGCTTACTGCTATCCATTTGGCGGCTCAGGCGTGTGGTCCAGCAGGTATCCCGCTGATTGCCGATGGTGGTCTGCACTATTCGGGCGATATCGGTAAGGCAATTGTGGCCGGAGCATCCTCGGTTATGTTGGGTTCTTTACTTGCGGGATCAAATGAATCACCGGGCGAAGTTGTTGAGATCAGTGGCCAACGCATGAAGGCCTATCGTGGCATGGGCTCTTTGGGAGCAATGAGTTCTCGTGGTCGCGTATCGTATTCAAAAGATCGCTACTTCCAAGCAGATGTGAACTCTGATGAGAAGATCGTCCCAGAAGGAATTGAAGCTTCAGTTTCGGCTACCGGGCCTGTGGAATCAACTATCTACCAGCTTGTTGGTGGTTTACATCAAACCATGTTCTATATTGGAGCCCATTCAATTCCAGATATGAAACGTGGTCGCTTTATTCAAATCACCTCTGCTGGTTTGCGTGAGTCGCATCCACACGATGTGCAAAACGTGGTCGCGGCACCCAATTATCACACGAACTAA
- a CDS encoding GNAT family N-acetyltransferase — MAVDLVTDVTPELHEAFGRLIGQLSRSATPMDAEQIEGFLAQDCIDLLVFRDEEATGTTGQAPIVGMLTLVTFEIPTGWRAWIEDVVVDESARGKGVGASLVAAAIELAKKHGAKTVDLTSRPSREAANRLYQRAGFELRETNVYRVTN, encoded by the coding sequence ATGGCAGTAGATCTCGTCACTGACGTCACGCCAGAACTCCATGAAGCATTCGGGCGGTTAATCGGCCAGCTTTCTCGTTCTGCAACCCCAATGGACGCCGAACAAATCGAAGGTTTCTTAGCTCAAGATTGCATCGATCTGCTCGTCTTTCGCGATGAGGAAGCTACCGGCACAACTGGGCAAGCGCCGATTGTTGGAATGCTGACTCTTGTCACATTCGAGATCCCCACTGGTTGGCGTGCTTGGATCGAAGACGTCGTCGTCGATGAATCAGCCCGCGGCAAGGGCGTTGGGGCATCCTTGGTGGCTGCCGCGATCGAATTAGCAAAGAAGCACGGTGCAAAAACTGTTGATCTTACCTCTCGCCCATCGCGCGAAGCTGCAAATCGACTCTATCAACGAGCTGGATTCGAATTGCGTGAAACCAATGTGTACCGAGTGACTAACTAG
- a CDS encoding GuaB3 family IMP dehydrogenase-related protein, producing MAEIEIGRGKRARIGYSFDDITIVPSRRTRDATDVSVSWQLDAHLLDIPVMSAPMDSVTSPQTAIALGKHGGVGVLDLEGLWTRYEDPQPHFDAIANAEPEYVTQLMQRIYREPIKPELIAARLDEIRSAGVVVAGALSPQRTQEHWRTVVDAGVDLFIIRGTVVSAEHVSSNREPLNLKRFIYELDVPVIVGGVASYTAALHLMRTGAAGVLAGFGGGATSANIRTAGATVPMATTVADVAAARREYMDESGGRYVHVIADGQISHSGDLVKAIACGADGVMLGTALARAQEAPGQGFHWGGEAYHARLPRGKRMHVGTAGPLEKLLFGPATDARGTTNMIGALRHSMAMTGYSDVKEFQRVEITARA from the coding sequence GTGGCAGAGATTGAGATTGGCCGCGGAAAACGCGCCCGTATAGGTTATTCGTTCGACGACATCACCATCGTTCCATCGCGGCGTACTCGTGATGCAACAGATGTGTCAGTATCGTGGCAGTTGGATGCGCATTTGCTCGATATTCCCGTTATGAGTGCGCCAATGGACTCAGTAACCTCCCCGCAAACCGCGATTGCGTTAGGCAAACACGGCGGCGTGGGAGTTCTTGACTTAGAGGGGCTATGGACGCGCTACGAAGATCCGCAGCCACACTTTGACGCTATCGCAAATGCGGAACCAGAATACGTAACACAACTTATGCAACGTATCTACCGCGAACCCATTAAACCTGAATTAATCGCAGCCCGGCTTGACGAAATTCGTAGTGCCGGCGTCGTCGTTGCTGGAGCGCTTTCTCCGCAACGAACCCAAGAACATTGGCGAACCGTCGTCGATGCTGGAGTTGATCTATTTATTATTCGGGGCACCGTCGTTTCGGCCGAACATGTATCGTCAAACCGCGAACCATTAAATCTCAAACGTTTCATCTATGAACTCGATGTTCCAGTTATCGTTGGCGGAGTCGCGTCCTACACGGCGGCGTTGCATTTAATGCGTACCGGCGCGGCTGGAGTTTTGGCTGGTTTTGGCGGCGGGGCAACGAGTGCAAACATACGAACCGCCGGGGCAACAGTTCCAATGGCGACGACGGTGGCCGACGTTGCGGCAGCGCGTCGCGAATATATGGACGAAAGTGGCGGGCGGTATGTACACGTGATCGCTGATGGGCAGATCTCCCACTCTGGTGATTTAGTTAAAGCGATCGCATGTGGTGCCGATGGAGTTATGCTTGGAACCGCATTGGCGCGTGCGCAAGAGGCTCCCGGCCAAGGATTCCATTGGGGCGGAGAGGCCTATCACGCTCGGTTGCCACGCGGAAAGCGAATGCATGTGGGCACCGCAGGACCGCTCGAAAAACTCTTGTTTGGGCCAGCAACAGATGCTCGTGGCACGACGAATATGATCGGTGCATTACGTCATTCGATGGCGATGACCGGATATTCAGATGTGAAAGAATTTCAGCGAGTGGAGATCACTGCCCGCGCCTAA
- the tsaD gene encoding tRNA (adenosine(37)-N6)-threonylcarbamoyltransferase complex transferase subunit TsaD, which produces MNELILGVETSCDETGIALVRDGELLADVTATSMDEYARYGGIIPEIASRAHLEQFLPTLDAALEKAGVSLDEVDAIAATAGPGLVGPLTVGVSAAKSLALALNKPFYGVNHIIGHIAVDQLVHGEFPEHFIGLVVSGGHSHLLHVRNIATDVVELGGTLDDAAGEAFDKVGRLLGLPYPGGPHIDRLAQEGDRNAIRFPRGLSRVKDKDVHAYDYSFSGLKTAVARHIEGLQARGAEIPKADIAAGFSEAVTDVLSRKAFEACKRNNCDTLVIGGGFSANSRLRELAQERGEEYGVTVRIPPIRYCTDNGAMIAALGWEMVRNGVEPSPLNITVDSGLARETTIIY; this is translated from the coding sequence GTGAATGAACTGATTTTAGGTGTTGAGACATCATGTGATGAGACCGGTATCGCTTTGGTGCGAGACGGAGAGTTGTTAGCCGATGTTACGGCAACCTCGATGGATGAATATGCCCGATATGGGGGCATCATTCCGGAGATTGCTTCACGTGCACATTTAGAACAGTTTCTTCCCACCCTTGATGCGGCTCTAGAAAAAGCTGGCGTTAGCCTTGATGAGGTTGATGCGATTGCAGCAACAGCTGGCCCTGGTCTGGTTGGCCCGCTAACTGTTGGTGTTTCGGCAGCGAAGTCCTTGGCTCTGGCACTCAATAAACCGTTTTATGGCGTAAACCATATCATCGGCCATATTGCAGTTGACCAACTCGTCCACGGAGAATTCCCCGAACACTTCATTGGTCTTGTTGTTTCTGGTGGTCACTCTCACTTACTTCACGTGCGCAACATTGCCACCGACGTCGTCGAACTTGGTGGAACACTTGACGATGCTGCCGGTGAAGCCTTTGATAAAGTGGGCCGGCTCTTAGGTTTGCCCTACCCGGGTGGTCCGCATATCGATCGCCTAGCCCAAGAAGGGGATCGCAACGCTATCCGTTTCCCGCGCGGACTAAGCCGGGTAAAAGATAAAGACGTGCACGCTTATGATTATTCCTTCTCGGGGCTAAAAACCGCGGTTGCTCGTCACATCGAAGGACTGCAGGCACGCGGTGCGGAAATCCCTAAAGCAGATATCGCTGCTGGTTTTTCAGAAGCGGTAACTGACGTTCTTTCTCGTAAAGCCTTTGAAGCATGTAAGCGCAATAACTGTGACACTCTCGTTATTGGTGGCGGCTTTTCAGCTAATTCTCGCTTGCGTGAACTTGCCCAGGAGCGCGGCGAAGAATACGGTGTGACGGTACGTATTCCACCGATTCGTTACTGTACCGATAATGGCGCCATGATCGCGGCTTTGGGTTGGGAGATGGTGCGCAACGGGGTAGAACCATCACCATTGAATATTACGGTTGATTCTGGCTTAGCGCGCGAAACAACCATCATCTACTAA
- a CDS encoding discoidin domain-containing protein, producing MKHRARWGTACAMFTATLVSVAGITPAFAGDVYYEYTPMDQSQMRAVKADSVANNEGSNGPIGLVLDNNRDTYWHTAYSDTGKDPLPHYFVIDLGKKVDNLGQITLTPRQSSNGSGRIGQYVVQTSVDDRCMVSDSLDQVEFTEAASGERESGDAYDSANLVDFAINFAPREARCVKVIYNSAWGGNAGEEEVATLAEFNAATAVETDTPPAPQPPTPDDKNNGTGIITVESYDGKTWKNPSDTPAWPFIDKDGQFRYLHAAALYGPNDPRHWQFFKGPDMDRMVPDQELNNSGTNPNTTVFCNNSPTGVESSYAPALNYHAHKNYCDLINIWVDPDTGDWYGLVHNEFTPQPFGDGLHYDSIDYAVSHDQGKNWEIPGHVITSPYSTLRGDNEAFPGRTYYYGDGDPRLYVDYSSGYFYALYGSRIVNKGGSWVAFHEHAARAPISGKMKTGTWQKWYNGKWEEPGIGGKESNMVPVTEENPTGYTPIDKEYNPKNLGTAQEQIRDGLMPDTSPLFVMDITYNAYLGLYIGQPQHKDQSGNASQEYYATDNLATQKWVKIGDTGDAYQSASWYRWFLDTANKTNTAIVGKNFRAYCSFGCKGGKYSDLINLSVTTDEPYEPIDASKVYTIANGSDAKLMIGPDGSTVQGGSEVTRANGAWTFTFRDDGSYLILSQDGKALGVDSTTQAGRAWDAPLMVSDLDETNIGQQWFIVPTTDPVTGEVADSLRLINRYSGLTLAINGEGAATAPQRSWDGEDVSVTNYAAVAHQELVLTEFVDPKPDQPGTEMTPAVALSKEILTQGEDQIITVTGLKPGTEVNIVVHSDPLKIGTFTANEKGMIEITWTLPRDFALGDHTVEISGATFTTIKANFTVTAATIAKPTQPQPVPQDSGQNSGHTSGKNLAKTGIAVPGLFLISTLLVGCGIVLQRRTNSRA from the coding sequence ATGAAACACCGCGCACGATGGGGAACAGCTTGCGCAATGTTCACAGCAACCCTAGTTTCAGTAGCTGGAATAACTCCAGCTTTTGCTGGGGATGTTTACTATGAATATACGCCGATGGATCAGTCGCAAATGCGAGCTGTCAAAGCCGATTCGGTAGCGAATAATGAAGGAAGTAACGGCCCTATCGGCCTAGTCCTTGATAACAATCGCGATACCTACTGGCACACCGCATACAGTGATACTGGAAAGGATCCATTGCCACATTATTTCGTGATCGATTTAGGCAAAAAGGTTGATAACCTGGGTCAAATCACATTAACGCCGCGCCAGTCCTCAAATGGTTCGGGCCGTATTGGGCAATACGTGGTTCAAACATCGGTCGATGATAGGTGTATGGTTTCAGATTCTTTAGATCAAGTTGAATTCACCGAAGCTGCAAGCGGTGAACGAGAATCTGGGGATGCATACGATTCGGCAAACCTCGTTGATTTCGCTATCAATTTCGCACCGCGCGAGGCTCGTTGTGTCAAAGTCATTTACAACTCTGCATGGGGCGGCAATGCAGGCGAGGAAGAAGTCGCAACACTTGCTGAGTTCAATGCGGCTACCGCTGTGGAAACTGATACACCACCAGCTCCCCAGCCACCAACACCAGATGATAAAAATAATGGCACTGGCATAATTACTGTTGAGTCTTATGATGGCAAGACGTGGAAGAACCCATCTGATACTCCAGCGTGGCCGTTCATCGATAAAGATGGACAGTTCCGCTACCTCCACGCGGCAGCGCTTTATGGACCTAACGATCCGCGCCACTGGCAGTTCTTCAAGGGCCCAGATATGGATCGCATGGTACCTGATCAAGAGCTCAATAATTCAGGAACGAACCCTAACACAACAGTTTTTTGTAATAACAGCCCAACCGGCGTGGAATCTTCTTATGCACCGGCGCTGAATTACCATGCACATAAGAACTATTGCGATCTGATTAATATCTGGGTAGATCCAGATACTGGTGACTGGTATGGCTTAGTCCACAACGAATTCACGCCACAGCCATTTGGTGATGGCCTGCACTATGATTCCATCGACTACGCCGTTTCCCATGATCAAGGTAAGAATTGGGAAATTCCTGGCCACGTTATCACCTCCCCATACTCCACACTTCGCGGCGATAACGAAGCTTTCCCTGGACGTACGTATTACTACGGCGACGGCGATCCACGCTTGTATGTTGATTACAGCTCCGGTTACTTCTACGCACTTTACGGTTCGCGTATCGTTAACAAGGGCGGTTCATGGGTTGCCTTCCATGAGCATGCTGCTCGCGCACCAATTTCAGGGAAGATGAAGACTGGAACGTGGCAAAAGTGGTACAACGGTAAGTGGGAAGAGCCTGGCATTGGTGGCAAGGAATCGAATATGGTTCCAGTAACTGAAGAAAATCCAACCGGTTACACGCCAATTGATAAGGAATACAATCCGAAGAATCTTGGAACTGCACAAGAGCAAATCCGAGATGGTTTGATGCCAGATACTTCGCCGTTGTTCGTTATGGACATCACCTACAATGCCTATTTAGGCTTGTACATCGGGCAACCACAGCACAAGGATCAGTCAGGTAACGCATCGCAAGAATACTATGCGACAGATAATCTGGCTACCCAAAAGTGGGTCAAGATTGGTGATACAGGTGATGCCTACCAGAGCGCATCATGGTATCGCTGGTTCCTTGACACCGCAAATAAGACCAACACCGCTATTGTAGGAAAGAACTTCCGGGCATACTGTTCATTTGGGTGCAAGGGCGGAAAGTATTCGGACTTGATTAACCTTTCGGTTACCACTGACGAACCGTACGAACCAATTGATGCTTCCAAGGTTTACACTATCGCTAACGGTAGCGATGCGAAGCTCATGATTGGCCCTGATGGTTCAACAGTTCAGGGCGGTAGCGAGGTAACGAGAGCTAATGGTGCTTGGACTTTCACTTTCCGCGACGATGGTTCCTATCTGATCCTTTCCCAAGATGGTAAGGCATTGGGTGTAGATTCTACGACTCAAGCGGGACGTGCATGGGATGCACCGTTGATGGTTAGCGACCTCGATGAAACAAATATCGGCCAGCAATGGTTCATTGTGCCTACTACTGATCCAGTTACTGGCGAAGTGGCAGATTCATTGCGTTTGATTAACCGTTACAGTGGCTTGACCCTGGCAATCAATGGGGAAGGCGCTGCTACGGCGCCGCAACGTTCCTGGGATGGGGAAGATGTTTCGGTGACGAATTATGCCGCTGTTGCCCACCAGGAGCTTGTGCTCACCGAGTTTGTCGATCCTAAGCCGGATCAGCCGGGAACCGAAATGACCCCAGCTGTGGCCCTATCTAAGGAAATTCTTACTCAAGGTGAAGATCAGATTATTACTGTCACTGGATTGAAGCCAGGAACAGAAGTAAACATCGTCGTCCACTCCGATCCATTGAAGATCGGAACCTTCACTGCAAATGAGAAGGGAATGATTGAGATAACCTGGACGCTTCCGCGCGACTTTGCCCTAGGTGATCACACTGTGGAGATTTCCGGAGCGACATTCACCACGATCAAGGCGAACTTCACAGTTACTGCTGCAACCATTGCCAAGCCAACCCAGCCACAGCCAGTGCCACAAGATTCTGGCCAGAATTCTGGCCATACATCTGGAAAGAACCTGGCAAAGACTGGTATTGCAGTGCCGGGATTGTTCCTGATAAGCACGTTGCTCGTCGGTTGTGGAATTGTGCTACAACGTCGAACCAACTCTCGGGCATAA